In Mixophyes fleayi isolate aMixFle1 chromosome 4, aMixFle1.hap1, whole genome shotgun sequence, the following proteins share a genomic window:
- the VAMP2 gene encoding vesicle-associated membrane protein 2, with protein sequence MSAPAAGPPAAPGEGPQAPPNLTSNRRLQQTQAQVDEVVDIMRVNVDKVLERDQKLSELDDRADALQAGASQFETSAAKLKRKYWWKNLKMMIIMGVICAIILIIIIVYFST encoded by the exons GTCTGCCCCAGCTGCCGGCCCCCCCGCTGCCCCCGGAGAAGGACCCCAAGCTCCCCCCAACCTCACCAGCAACAGGAGGCTCCAACAAACCCAGGCACAGGTGGATGAG GTGGTGGATATCATGCGTGTGAATGTAGATAAGGTTTTGGAACGAGATCAGAAGCTGTCCGAGTTGGATGACCGCGCGGACGCTCTGCAGGCCGGAGCCTCGCAGTTTGAAACCAGCGCCGCCAAACTTAAGCGCAAGTACTGGTGGAAGAACCTCAAG ATGATGATCATTATGGGAGTGATATGCGCTATCATCCTCATCATAATTATTG TTTACTTCAGCACCTAA